The Candidatus Bathyarchaeota archaeon genome includes the window AGGTTATGGCAGAGCTGTTTGGTAAAGCTACAGGAACATGTAAAGGTTTAGGCGGTTCGATGCATGTTGCTATATCGCCTGAAAGGGGAAGCCTTTTCGCTTCAGCTATAGTGGGAAGCGGGATTCCAATAGCTGTAGGCGTAGCTTTAGCTTTTAAATATGAAAAATCTGATAGGGTTATAGCTGTGTTTTTTGGGGATGGCGCTGTTAACACTGGAGCTTTTCATGAAGCTGTAAACATGGCTGCTATTTGGAATCTTCCTGTAATACTTGTTTGCGAAAATAACATGTATGCTATAGGAATGAAAGCTGAGAAAGCTGTAGCTTTAAAGAATCTTGCTGAAAGAGCTTTAGGTTATGGTATACCAGGCGTAATAGTTGATGGAAATAACCCTATAGCTGTATGGTTAGCAACGAAGGAAGTTGTTGAAAAAGCTAGAAAAGGCTGTGGCCCAACTTTTCTTGAATGCAAAACCTATAGGCTTAAAGGTCATGGAATTTATGATCAAGCTAGATATAGGTTAAGGGATGAAGTTGAAGCTTGGCTTAAAAAAGATCCAATTATCAACTTTAAGAAAAACCTTATTGGGCTTAATGTTTTATCTGAGTCTGATGTGAAAGCTATAGAGGAGGAAATTAAAAGTGAATTAGAGGAGGCTGTAGCTTTCGCTCAAAATAGCCCGATTCTCCCATTTGAAGAATTAAAAAATTATGTTTATGCTTGAATGAAAAATGGAGTTGAAAAAGCTTGAGAGAGTTAACTTATGGTGAAGCTATAAGAGAAGCTTTAAGAAATGCTTTAATTAAAAACCCTAAGGTTTTTCTTATAGGTGAAGATATAGGAGCTTATGGTGGGGCTTTCAAAATTACTAACAGCTTTCTTGAAGAGTTTGGGGCTGAAAGAGTGAAAGACACACCTATATCTGAAGCAGCCATCGTTGGAGCTGCTATCGGCGCAGCTTTAATGGGTTTAAAACCTATCGCTGAAATAATGTATATGGATTTTATTCCTATTTGCTTAGAGCAGTTAGCTAATCAAGCTGCTAAAATAAGGTTTATGAGCGGGGGAAAACTTAAGGTTCCAATAATTGTTA containing:
- a CDS encoding thiamine pyrophosphate-dependent dehydrogenase E1 component subunit alpha: MMEIRFFEEKVEELYLMKGLITGPAHLYFGEEAVAVGVASALKEGDLIISNHRGHGHALAKDIPMKEVMAELFGKATGTCKGLGGSMHVAISPERGSLFASAIVGSGIPIAVGVALAFKYEKSDRVIAVFFGDGAVNTGAFHEAVNMAAIWNLPVILVCENNMYAIGMKAEKAVALKNLAERALGYGIPGVIVDGNNPIAVWLATKEVVEKARKGCGPTFLECKTYRLKGHGIYDQARYRLRDEVEAWLKKDPIINFKKNLIGLNVLSESDVKAIEEEIKSELEEAVAFAQNSPILPFEELKNYVYA